From Planctomycetota bacterium:
GCTCGACGCCTTCTTTCTTGAGCAGGCTGCTGACGGTCTCGGACGGGATCGCACCGGTATCGAGCCAGTAGGTGGCCCGCTCGATATTCAGGTTGGTCCGCTTCTCACCCTTGGGCAGCATCGGGTTGTACCAGCCAAGCTCCTCGATCGGCTTGCCGTCGCGGGGCGAACGATCGTTGAACGCACAAAGGCGGTAAAACGGACGCTTGGTCCGACCCATTCGTTTGAGACGCAGCTTGACGGCCATTGGACGGGCAGGATAGGCAGGCCGGCCGCTGAGAGGCAAATACGAAAGCGGATTGGCTTAGAGCACCCGCATCAACACCCGGCGACTGCCGGTGTCGAGGGTTTCGAGCGGAGGCAGTTCGTAGACGGTGCCGGAGGTGTCGCGGATGGTGTGTCGACCGTCGCCGAGCCGGCGGATGTCCTCGCGCTCCTGCACTTTGAACTCCGTCGCCCCGCGGTCGGTGTCGACTTCCCATTTCATGTACGCACTGGCAGTGTGCAATCGGGAGACCCGTCGGATCTTCGGGATGAACGTGTTACGCGCCAGCCAGCCTTCGATCGCCTGCCGGTCCGGCCGTGACAGGTCGTTGAGATCATCGACATGGACGAGTTCGTCGCCATCGCGGTTGCGGATGCTGACGTGCTCGTTCGGGTTGGTCCACGGGAAGTTGCGGACGGCGGTGACGTCGTCGGCCTTCTCGACACCGTCGCACAGCACGTGCAGCCGGCCCTGGTCGTCGAGGGTGAAGGTGAGTTCGGTGCTCGTGGTGTCGAGCGTGGCAAGTGCGTGGACCATCGGAAAGCTCCGGTTCGGTTAGCCCGTTCGTTCAAATACGTGCATAAGACACGCATGATGCGCGGGCGTCAGTGCATTTCTCCGTTGTGATCTGCGAAGTACATAGCGACCGATCCATCTCCAACTCTTGCATCGGTTATTCGGGCCGGTCGGTTCAATCTCATGCGGCGGCAATCGGCTCGCCATCGGCCTGCTCGACCATCCCGTCGGTCGCAAGCCGCAACTGAGTGCGGACGAGCTTGGCGTAGGTGCCGTCGTCGTTGGCCAGCAGTTCGTCGTGGGTGCCGGTCTGCACGATCTGACCGCCGTCGAGCACGACGAGCATGTCCGCGTTGCGGATCGTGCTGAGGCGGTGCGCGATCGCGAACACGGTGCGACCCTCGACGAGGTTGTCGAGCGCTTCCTGAATCTGTCGCTCGGTATCGGTGTCGACGCTGCTGGTCGCTTCATCGAGAACGAGGATTTTCGGGTTGTGCAGGATCGCGCGGGCGATGGAGACGCGCTGACGTTCACCGCCGGAAAGGCTTTGGCCGCGCTCGCCGACGATGGTGTCGTACGCGTCGGGGAGTTTGCAGATGAACCCGTGCGCGTTGGCCGCGCGGGCCGCGGCGATCACGTCGGCGTCGGTCGCCTCGGGCCGGCCGTAGCGGATGTTGTCGGCGATCGTCCCGTAGAACAGGTACGGCTCCTGCAGTACCACGCCCACGTGACTCCGTAGCCACTGCAAATCCAGATCGCGGACGTCATGCCCGTCGACCTTGATCGCGCCGTCGGTCACGTCGTAGAACCGGCTGATCAGGTTGACGAACGTCGACTTACCCGCCCCGCTGTGGCCGCAAAGCCCGACCATCATGCCAGGCTCGACGGTGAGCGACACGTCCTTGAGCGCGGCCTTCGCGCCCTCGTAGCTGAACGACACGTGCTCGAACTCGACCTTGCCCTCGAGCTTCTCGGGCGTGATCGCGTCCGGCTTGCTGGCGATCTCCGGCTTCGCATCCAGCACCTCGAACACACGCTGCGCACTAGTCGCGGCACGGGTGACGATGCGCTGCTTCTGCACGATCTCGATGATCGCCATGTGGAAGAACCCGGTGATCATCAGAAACGACATGAGCGTGCCGATGGTGTGATCGCCGGACCGATCCGCCGCGTCGATGATGAGCCAGCCGCCGCCCAGCAGGATGATCACGCGCGTGAGCATCATCACGCCATCGACGACGGGTTGGAGGTTGACCCAGACGTTGACGGTGTTGAGCTCGTCGTCGGTGAAGTCGCGGTTGCGGGTGCCGAACTTCTGCGCCTCGCGCCCCTCGGCACCGAACGCCTTGACGACCTTCACCCCCGGCAACGCGTCACCGACGATCGCCGTCAGCCGGCCCCAGTACGTCCACAGACGCCCGAACATGTCGGTCATCTTCTTGGTCTTCCACCACGTCAACACCGCGACCGGCGGCAACGGTGCCAAGGCGATCAGCGCGAGCGTCGGGTTCGCCCAGAACATCCAGATCCCAGCCGCGACCATGAGCAGCACGCTGCGCAGCTGCTCGATCGAGCCGAAGACGATGAAGTCCCAGAGCCGGTCGGTGTCGGAGGTGACGCGCGTGATCAGCGAGCCGACGCGGTGCTTGCCGAAGTACCGCATCGAGAGCGAGTGCAGGTGGACGTAGACCTTGTTGCGCAAGTCGCCGGCGACATGGGATCCGACATGCCCGAGCAACCGCAGGCGTGCCCACATCGCGAAACTCATCAGCACGATCGCCACGGCATACGCGGCCGACCAGCCGAAGAGCCGGGCGATCTGCGTCGCGCGATCGACTTCGTAACCCGGGTCGATCGCGTCGTCGATGAGAAACTTCGTGATGATGCTCGGCGCGACCGTCGCGGCGGCGCTCACGACCGTGAACACGACCGCACCCAACAAATGCCAGCGGTACGGCCGCGCGACTTCGTACAAACGGAACAGAACCCGCTTGCTCTCGTCGGCCGGCTCATCATCGCCCACCGCTTCGAGCGCCTCGGCCCGATCAAGCCAGTTGTCCTTGCCGTCGATCCGCCGCTGCACGTGCCGGGCGAAACGATTCATCTCGCGTCGGCGCTTGCGGCTGAAGCGTGCCGTCGCCAGAACGCCGTCGGCACCGATGAACTGCACCTCATCGACGCCGAGGCCTTCGATGGTCTTCGCCTCGGTCAGCTCGCCGATCGGCAACACACGACCATCGCCGAAGCGGACCGCGTCGGCGTCGAGTGTGATGGTTTGTTCCGCGAGTTCTCCGCCCTCACCAATGTCGAAGCTCGCGGTATCGGAAGTAGCCGCGTGCATGGGGAGAGCGTAGGCGGCTGCCGCGTGGGCCTCGGCGCTAAACTATTTTCGTGAACCGCCCCGCCCGCGATCCCGGCAAACGCCCCGTGTTGCTCGTGACCGGCGGTGCCAAGCGCGTCGGGGCCGAGTGCTGCCGACACTTCGCCCGGCTCGGGTACGACATCGCACTGACCTATCGCAACAGCGAGGCCGAGGCGAACGCCCTCATCGCCGAGCTCCCGACCAAAGCGATCCCGATCCGGGCAGACTTCACGCCCGACGGCGTGGTCGACGCCGTGGCCGATGTTACGGAGGCGGTCGGCGAGCACTTCGGCCGGCTCGACATTCTCTTGCACAACGCCTCGCTCTACGAGCCGAGCAACCTCTGGGACACAACCGTCGAGCAACTACGACGATTCATGACCGCCCACGTCGAGGCACCGCTACTACTCACACGGGCGCTGGTTCCGCTCCTGAAAATGGGGACGGACCCCTTGGTCTGCTGCGCGACCGACATCCAGGTCGATCGGCCGTTCCCCGAGTATGCCGGGTACTGCGCGAGCAAGGCGGCGCTTGCGAACCTCGTCAAGTCCATGGCCCGCGAACTCGCCCATACCGACGCAACAAATGCCATCCGCGTCAACGCCATCGCCCCGGGCGTAGTCGAGTGGCCGCCGGGCACCGAGCAGGCGGAGATCGACACGTACCTGGGCCGGGTTCCGCTGGGCCGTAGCGGCGAGCCGGCCGACTTCGCGGGCGCCCTGGAAGCACTCGCGAACATGCCGTACGTCACCGGGCAAACGATCAACGTCGACGGCGGCCGAAGCATCCGGGCTTGAATCACTTCCGCACAGCACCCACCGCGCTCCAGATGAATGTGACTGCCCCGAGACCATGGGCGATTTGCCAGAGCCAAAAGCCGACCATCAATTGCCTTACTTCGCTCTCGTCGAAAGCCACCACGCACAAGGCGGCGGTCACGCACCAACTCATCGTGTAAACAGCGGCTCCAGCAATCAGTAGCCAAGACTTGCCCCACCGATGGATCAACCAGAACGAAGCGGGTGAGAAACAAAACACCAGGTTGGTCGGGTACCAATAAAAACCGAAGATCGCCGCAACAATCCCTGGAATATAGCTATCAAAAGTGATCGTGTTGTTCGAGTAGGCGTGGAAGGCTGGTAGTACCAGCGATACCAAAAAACAAACCTGCGCGGCGATCAGCACGCGCTTGGAACCTGGGCGAACCGCAAACGGTCTGGGCTGCCCGGACTCGGGGCCTGCATAGTTGAGGACGACGTGGCGATTCATCACGACGCCCCCGACAGAACTTCATCGATCACGGTCGCGCAAATCTCACTGTCGAACCCCCGTCGGGCGAGCATGCCGTAGAGCCGGCGCTTCTTCGTCGCGTCGTCAAACCGTGTGAGCGTGCGCAGCTTTTTCGCCGCCAGGTCCCGCGCGACCGCGACGTCGTCGTGCTCTTCGTACACCTTCTCGACCGCCGCAGCGGCGGTCTTTTCATCGACGCCGACCTTGCGTAGCTCGGCCAGTGCCCGCCGGCTGCCGTGGCCACGGGCCTTGGCGGCGTCCCGTGCCTTGGCCTCGGCGAACGCGGCGTCGTTCAGATAGCCGAGACGGCGCAGCTCCTCGACGACCGCATCGATCACCGCCGGCGGGAAGTCACGCCGCTTGAGCTTGGTGCGGAGTTCGCTCTCGCCCTGTAACCGCATGGACAGCAGCCGCGTCCCCGCCTCGAACGCCTCGGCCCGAAGCTCGCCCTGCTCGATGTCCGCCCGCAGTTCGTCGGTCAACTCCGTGCCGATCCCGAGGCCACGAGCCGCCACCACGCTGTCACTGAGCCCGAACGCGAACTTGCCGTCGAGGTAGATGTTCGACCGGTTCTTCCGCCGCTTCTGCGGCGAGATGGCGGTGATCGTCGGCACGGCCCGATGTTATGCCAAAGCACCGCGATCCCCGACACGCCACTTGCGAACGACCATACCGCACGACACCATCTGCGTATGAAAGCAGTCC
This genomic window contains:
- a CDS encoding DUF1854 domain-containing protein; the encoded protein is MVHALATLDTTSTELTFTLDDQGRLHVLCDGVEKADDVTAVRNFPWTNPNEHVSIRNRDGDELVHVDDLNDLSRPDRQAIEGWLARNTFIPKIRRVSRLHTASAYMKWEVDTDRGATEFKVQEREDIRRLGDGRHTIRDTSGTVYELPPLETLDTGSRRVLMRVL
- the rpsP gene encoding 30S ribosomal protein S16, which codes for MAVKLRLKRMGRTKRPFYRLCAFNDRSPRDGKPIEELGWYNPMLPKGEKRTNLNIERATYWLDTGAIPSETVSSLLKKEGVEHKQLRLPKPGKPKPKAEGEEKADG
- a CDS encoding SDR family oxidoreductase, which produces MNRPARDPGKRPVLLVTGGAKRVGAECCRHFARLGYDIALTYRNSEAEANALIAELPTKAIPIRADFTPDGVVDAVADVTEAVGEHFGRLDILLHNASLYEPSNLWDTTVEQLRRFMTAHVEAPLLLTRALVPLLKMGTDPLVCCATDIQVDRPFPEYAGYCASKAALANLVKSMARELAHTDATNAIRVNAIAPGVVEWPPGTEQAEIDTYLGRVPLGRSGEPADFAGALEALANMPYVTGQTINVDGGRSIRA
- a CDS encoding ABC transporter ATP-binding protein, producing MHAATSDTASFDIGEGGELAEQTITLDADAVRFGDGRVLPIGELTEAKTIEGLGVDEVQFIGADGVLATARFSRKRRREMNRFARHVQRRIDGKDNWLDRAEALEAVGDDEPADESKRVLFRLYEVARPYRWHLLGAVVFTVVSAAATVAPSIITKFLIDDAIDPGYEVDRATQIARLFGWSAAYAVAIVLMSFAMWARLRLLGHVGSHVAGDLRNKVYVHLHSLSMRYFGKHRVGSLITRVTSDTDRLWDFIVFGSIEQLRSVLLMVAAGIWMFWANPTLALIALAPLPPVAVLTWWKTKKMTDMFGRLWTYWGRLTAIVGDALPGVKVVKAFGAEGREAQKFGTRNRDFTDDELNTVNVWVNLQPVVDGVMMLTRVIILLGGGWLIIDAADRSGDHTIGTLMSFLMITGFFHMAIIEIVQKQRIVTRAATSAQRVFEVLDAKPEIASKPDAITPEKLEGKVEFEHVSFSYEGAKAALKDVSLTVEPGMMVGLCGHSGAGKSTFVNLISRFYDVTDGAIKVDGHDVRDLDLQWLRSHVGVVLQEPYLFYGTIADNIRYGRPEATDADVIAAARAANAHGFICKLPDAYDTIVGERGQSLSGGERQRVSIARAILHNPKILVLDEATSSVDTDTERQIQEALDNLVEGRTVFAIAHRLSTIRNADMLVVLDGGQIVQTGTHDELLANDDGTYAKLVRTQLRLATDGMVEQADGEPIAAA
- a CDS encoding RecX family transcriptional regulator; the encoded protein is MPTITAISPQKRRKNRSNIYLDGKFAFGLSDSVVAARGLGIGTELTDELRADIEQGELRAEAFEAGTRLLSMRLQGESELRTKLKRRDFPPAVIDAVVEELRRLGYLNDAAFAEAKARDAAKARGHGSRRALAELRKVGVDEKTAAAAVEKVYEEHDDVAVARDLAAKKLRTLTRFDDATKKRRLYGMLARRGFDSEICATVIDEVLSGAS